DNA sequence from the Oligoflexus sp. genome:
CGATTCAAATGATGCAGGCAGTCGATCCGCCAATTCTTATGATTGCCGCGCGACAAGGGATGATGTTCATCCAGATGGATGCTGTCCTCGACATGGGTGACGCTCGTCTGATTCATGCGGATCAGGCCGATGCGCGTGAGGCGCTCCAGACAGCGATTCAATTCCAATTCGCTCAGCCCAAGGCGCCGGGCCATCTGCAGGGGATGCTGGCGGAATTTGGGAATCGTGAGCAGCATGTGAATCTTGGCCAGACGAATGTCCTGAAAATAATTCTCCATCTGCTCGGTCCCGAGCTTCGCCATGCGGCCTTCAAGCTGATCGACCAGGCGCAGATTATCTTCACGCAGGGCTACGATCCTTTGCTTGAGGAAGGCCTTGTGCTCATGATGACTGCTGCGACTCAGATCCCCGAGCAGCAGCACATAATCAATGTGCGCCTCCTGCAGCTGCATGGCCTTGCAGATCTTGAACAGCTGCTCGGCGGAAAATTCTGAATCGCCGGCCATAACGCGTGAAAAGTAACTCGTATGAATTTGACTGACG
Encoded proteins:
- a CDS encoding DUF4423 domain-containing protein produces the protein MNKIYSYPCYRDVIRAYVKDQGSSFRALASVSQIHTSYFSRVMAGDSEFSAEQLFKICKAMQLQEAHIDYVLLLGDLSRSSHHEHKAFLKQRIVALREDNLRLVDQLEGRMAKLGTEQMENYFQDIRLAKIHMLLTIPKFRQHPLQMARRLGLSELELNRCLERLTRIGLIRMNQTSVTHVEDSIHLDEHHPLSRGNHKNWRIDCLHHLNRMEAGPHDYHFSATFTCDWDTKGRIKELFKETLARAQSQVAACPRNDDAHVLLLDIY